The sequence GGGGATTCGTGAAGGGCTTGACCGAGGCGCCGATGCGGACGGTATGCGGCAATATGTGCGAGCTGGCGGCTTGATAGCCATCTTGCGTTTCTTCGATCGCTGTCACCAGCGTGCGCAGTGCAAGTCCGCCGATCTGTTCGGACGGCTGTTCGACGCTGCTCAGTATCGGATCCATCAGCTCGCCCAGGGGGATGCCGTCGAAGCCCATGACCGAGACGTCGTCCGGCACGCGCAGGCCGAGTGCGCGCAGGTCGCGCATCACGCTCAGGGCCAGCAAGTCATTGGAGCAAAACAGGGCGCTCGGCCGTTGCAGCGGATCACGGAATGTCTGCAGGTATTCGAGCGCGAGCGAAGTGTAGGTATGGCGCGCAACTTCGATCGGCGCCAGCAGCGTCAGGCCGTGTTGCTGCATCGCCTGCAGATAGCCGTGATAGCGTTGCAAAGCGCGGTCCGAAGCATGGAATTGGCCGGCCAGCATCTGGATGCGGCGGTGGCCGAGCTTGATCAGGTGGGTTACCGCGTCATAGGCAGCGGCGTGATTATCGACCGACACCGATGGCCGTGTGCTCTGTTGCGGCTGGTTATACACCAGCACGTAAGGGATTCTTTCGCGATCCAGCACATCCAGCGTCGTGCTGGCTTCGGCATCGGCGACGGTCAGGATGACGCCGTCCACACGATGCGCCAGCAACAGCTCCACTGCTGCGGCTTCATCTTGCTGGCGGTATTCGGTGGCGGTGAACATGACCGAATAATCGCGCTGGCGCGCCGCCGTTTCTATACCCTGCAGGCACTGCGCAAACACCGTATTGGATAAAGTCGGCACCACCACGCCCACCGTATGCGAACGGCCGGCACGCAGATTACGCCCGGTGAAGTTCGGCCGGAAGCCGAGCGCCTCGATGGCCTGATTGACTTTGCTGGCGGTATCGACGCTGACTGAGTCCGGCTGATTCAGCAGACGCGAGACGGTGGCGATAGAGACGCCGGCTTCTAGAGCCACTTGCTTGATGGATGGACGCATGGTGCAACCCGCGATGTAAACGTTTACATCTTGCCACCGCATTGTTACGCGTTGATGACGTCTGCGCTGCCGGCGGGCTTAAAGCGCGCTATGCGAGCGCGGCCGCCTGCGGCTTATTTTTCTACATTAAGGCGTGGCGGACGCAGATAGTAGATGTCCCATTCCTCTTCGGCCAGCAGCTCAAAGCCATGGCGCTGATAGAAGCGATTGGCGTCGCTGCCTTTTAGGGCGCCGACCCGCAGCGGCAATCCTGCCGTATCGACCTCTTTGAATACCTGGGCCAGCACCGCTGCACCTATACCCTGCCCCTGATGACCGGGGCGTATATAGAGATGGTCCAGCAGCCATTGATCCTGGCCAGGTTTGAGGACGACAAAGCCTAGCCGCTCGCCATCGACGCTGACATGCCGGGTGCAGGCTGGGGAAAACCCGGAAGCAAAGCGCTCCCTGGCGCGCAAGGGATCAAAGCGGCCGATACGTTCAAGGCTTGCGCGCATGGCGGCGATACGCAAGGCCAGCAATTCTTCAAAATCCGTTTCCAATGCCTGGACCAGGATGACAGAGGGGACGATAACTGCCGGCATGTATGCTTTCAGAGTTTTCCTTCGAGGAATAAGGCCATTTTAGCCTAATCAGCTGCGCTGACCGCTGGCGCGGCAAGAGCCGCTGGAGTAGCCTATACAGATCGCCATGCGGCAGTGATGGCTATTCACGGATTACCCTATGGAAAAAACTGCTTTTGTCTTTGCTGGAGGCGGCAGTCTTGGCGCCATCGAGGCTGGCATGCTGCGCGAGCTTATTGCTTCGGGAGTGAAGCCGGATTTCCTGGTCGGCGCTTCCGCCGGCGCCATCAATAGCGTGTTCTTTGCCTATCAGCCGCATTCCGCCGGCTCGCTCCGCCTGGAATATCTGTGGCGTAGCATCCGTCGCGAGCAGATCTTACCTTGGTCATTTTTGTCCCTGCTAGCTGCGTTTCGCGGACGAGGCACGCATTTGGTCAGTTCGGGACGACTGCGCGAGCTGTTGTATGAGCACTACGGCAGCCGCAAGCTGGAAGATGCGGACCTGCCGGTGCATGTAGTCGCCACCGAGATGAAAACCGGCAATGAAGTGGTGATTTCGTCAGGTTCCGCTGTCGACGCGGTGCTCGCCAGCACGGCGATCCCCGGCGTATTCCCACCAGTTG comes from Collimonas pratensis and encodes:
- a CDS encoding LacI family DNA-binding transcriptional regulator; the encoded protein is MRPSIKQVALEAGVSIATVSRLLNQPDSVSVDTASKVNQAIEALGFRPNFTGRNLRAGRSHTVGVVVPTLSNTVFAQCLQGIETAARQRDYSVMFTATEYRQQDEAAAVELLLAHRVDGVILTVADAEASTTLDVLDRERIPYVLVYNQPQQSTRPSVSVDNHAAAYDAVTHLIKLGHRRIQMLAGQFHASDRALQRYHGYLQAMQQHGLTLLAPIEVARHTYTSLALEYLQTFRDPLQRPSALFCSNDLLALSVMRDLRALGLRVPDDVSVMGFDGIPLGELMDPILSSVEQPSEQIGGLALRTLVTAIEETQDGYQAASSHILPHTVRIGASVKPFTNPL
- a CDS encoding GNAT family N-acetyltransferase — translated: MPAVIVPSVILVQALETDFEELLALRIAAMRASLERIGRFDPLRARERFASGFSPACTRHVSVDGERLGFVVLKPGQDQWLLDHLYIRPGHQGQGIGAAVLAQVFKEVDTAGLPLRVGALKGSDANRFYQRHGFELLAEEEWDIYYLRPPRLNVEK
- a CDS encoding patatin-like phospholipase family protein, which produces MEKTAFVFAGGGSLGAIEAGMLRELIASGVKPDFLVGASAGAINSVFFAYQPHSAGSLRLEYLWRSIRREQILPWSFLSLLAAFRGRGTHLVSSGRLRELLYEHYGSRKLEDADLPVHVVATEMKTGNEVVISSGSAVDAVLASTAIPGVFPPVALGGSMLIDGGVANNTPISTAIRLGATRVVVLSTGFTCAERRPPKGALEHAMSALNLLVARQLVSDLERWSTHAAIAVVTPLCPLDVSPYDYSQCGLLIDRAAAETRLWLEAGGLDNHQIPDGLRPHSHDVDAACHG